The following coding sequences lie in one Arachis ipaensis cultivar K30076 chromosome B05, Araip1.1, whole genome shotgun sequence genomic window:
- the LOC107645080 gene encoding E3 ubiquitin-protein ligase RNF170, producing MEGPGPPANDMCSVCHGNFNTPCQSNCCHWFCANCIMLVWHHGSAVQPCKCPLCRRPITLLVPTDDSLSHRHDPEVANALDKIQRYNRLFGEREGGLLQRLQDLPFLLRRLLQDFSDPRRSLPLVIRARVYIAMILSVVYIISPIDIIPEGILGIVGLLDDLLIVLICFLHVAALYRSVLYLRHGGS from the exons ATGGAGGGTCCTGGTCCTCCTGCGAACGATATGTGCTCGGTGTGCCATGGGAACTTCAACACTCCGTGCCAATCCAACTGCTGTCACTGGTTCTGCGCCAACTGCATCATGCTCGTCTGGCACCACGGATCCGCCGTGCAGCCCTGCAAGTGCCCCCTCTGCCGCCGTCCTATCACTCTCCTCGTCCCCACCGACGACTCCCTCAGCCACCGCCACGACCCCGAGGTTGCTAACGCTCTTGACAAGATCCAGAGATACAATCGCTTGTTCGGTGAGCGTGAGGGCGGGCTTCTTCAGCGATTGCAAGATCTTCCATTCCTACTGCGTCGGCTTCTCCAGGACTTCTCCGATCCTCGCAGATCCCTTCCACTTGTCATTCGAGCTCGCGTCTACATTGCA ATGATACTAAGTGTTGTGTACATCATCAGCCCTATAGACATCATTCCAGAAG GGATATTAGGAATAGTTGGACTCTTGGATGATCTGCTCATTGTGCTCATCTGTTTCCTGCACGTTGCTGCCCTTTATAGATCAGTACTCTATCTCCGCCACGGTGGTTCCTGA
- the LOC107641593 gene encoding lysine histidine transporter-like 5: protein MEQTVQENAGENEGNNANANNDARDAKWWCSTFHNVTAMVGAGVLGLPFAISQLGWIPGVTAIMLSWLVTFYTLWQLVEMHEMVAGKRFDRYYELGEHMLGPKLGFWLVMVQQLTVQIASTIVYCVTGGKSLKKFFDLLIPGWSGVRQTFYILFFIFLQFLLSQTPNFNKLKLVSMLAALMSVCYSTVAVVTSIVIGVHHHPSHYGVRSHTVAGMTFDVFTALGTIAFAFAGHSVVLEIQATLPSTEEVPSKKPMWRGVVSAYLIVILCYMAVAVSGYWAFGSAVEDDVLISLEHPAWVIAIANLMVFVHVIGSFQVFAMPVFDTIESLLVRKYNFARSRTLRLVSRSLFVALVGFIALCVPFFGGLLGFFGGLAFTSTSYIIPGLLWLAAPKPKHYSKVHSYASLACVTIGLFIAITAPIGGVRTIILSIKTYKFFS, encoded by the exons ATGGAACAAACGGTTCAGGAGAATGCGGGTGAGAACGAAGGAAACAATGCTAATGCTAATAATGATGCTAGGGACGCAAAATGGTGGTGTTCGACTTTCCACAATGTGACTGCCATGGTTGGCGCTGGAGTCCTTGGCTTGCCATTTGCTATATCCCAGCTTGGATG GATTCCAGGTGTAACAGCAATCATGTTGTCATGGCTTGTGACATTCTATACACTGTGGCAACTGGTGGAGATGCATGAAATGGTTGCGGGGAAGAGATTTGATCGATACTATGAATTGGGAGAGCACATGCTTGGGCCTAAGCTGGGATTCTGGTTGGTGATGGTGCAACAGCTGACCGTACAGATTGCGTCCACCATCGTGTATTGCGTGACCGGCGGCAAGTCACTGAAGAAGTTCTTCGATCTCTTGATTCCCGGCTGGAGTGGCGTCCGTCAGACATTCTACATCCTCTTCTTTATCTTCCTCCAGTTTCTGCTCTCACAGACTCCTAACTTCAATAAGCTTAAACTAGTTTCCATGCTCGCTGCCCTCATGTCTGTCTG TTACTCGACGGTAGCAGTGGTGACGTCAATAGTAATAGGGGTGCATCATCATCCTAGTCATTATGGAGTTCGATCTCACACCGTTGCGGGAATGACATTTGATGTGTTCACAGCGCTTGGGACCATAGCATTTGCGTTTGCGGGGCACAGCGTGGTGTTAGAGATCCAGGCGACGCTGCCGTCAACGGAGGAAGTACCGTCGAAGAAACCAATGTGGCGAGGCGTGGTGTCTGCATACTTGATAGTTATTCTGTGCTATATGGCAGTAGCAGTGTCTGGGTATTGGGCCTTCGGAAGTGCCGTTGAAGACGATGTCCTCATCTCACTTGAGCACCCCGCCTGGGTCATTGCCATTGCTAATTTAATGGTCTTCGTTCATGTCATAGGCAGCTTCCag GTTTTTGCTATGCCTGTTTTTGATACCATTGAGTCGCTCCTCGTACGAAAGTACAACTTCGCTCGCTCCAGGACTCTTCGCCTCGTTTCTCGAAGCCTTTTCGTCG CTCTTGTGGGGTTTATTGCCTTATGTGTTCCATTTTTTGGAGGATTGTTAGGCTTCTTTGGAGGACTCGCATTTACATCAACATCATATATT ATTCCGGGTTTATTGTGGCTTGCTGCCCCAAAACCAAAGCACTATAGCAAGGTCCATTCTTATGCATCACTG GCTTGCGTTACTATTGGTCTTTTCATAGCAATTACTGCACCCATCGGAGGAGTGCGAACAATCATTCTTTCCATAAAGACGTATAAATTTTTCTCCTAA